The Formosa sp. Hel1_33_131 genome window below encodes:
- the ribD gene encoding bifunctional diaminohydroxyphosphoribosylaminopyrimidine deaminase/5-amino-6-(5-phosphoribosylamino)uracil reductase RibD: protein MITHEHYIARCIEIAKKGLGSTAPNPMVGCVIVVDDQIITEGYTGPYGSSHAEVNAINAVKDPSVLSKATLYVTLEPCAHYGKTPPCSDLIIAHKIPKVVIGCLDEHEKVCGKGIAKLKAAGCDVLVGVLEQECKTHHKRFFTFHTKKRPYIILKWAESKDGFIAPLSKSETKPVWISNTYSRQLVHQWRAEEQAILVGANTVVQDNPSLTTREVEGSNPIRVVIDLKNSLADSYQVFNSEAKTIRLTSHEINIQNPLASEVCKALHAEHITSVIIEGGQKTLQAFIDENLWDEARVFSSELNLNDGISKPQIKGSLVSETQLTSDCLKILVND, encoded by the coding sequence ATAATCACCCACGAACATTACATAGCACGTTGCATTGAAATTGCCAAAAAAGGCTTGGGCTCTACAGCTCCCAATCCGATGGTGGGCTGTGTGATTGTGGTGGATGACCAGATTATAACAGAAGGCTATACAGGACCTTACGGAAGTTCGCATGCAGAAGTGAATGCCATAAACGCTGTCAAAGATCCAAGCGTACTCTCAAAAGCGACCCTCTATGTCACCTTAGAACCTTGTGCGCATTATGGAAAAACACCGCCTTGTAGCGATTTGATTATTGCCCATAAAATCCCCAAAGTGGTGATTGGATGTTTAGATGAACACGAAAAAGTGTGTGGCAAAGGCATCGCAAAACTGAAGGCCGCTGGATGTGACGTTCTTGTAGGCGTTTTGGAACAAGAATGTAAAACACATCACAAACGTTTTTTTACCTTCCATACTAAAAAGCGTCCTTATATTATATTGAAATGGGCCGAAAGCAAAGACGGCTTTATCGCTCCCCTATCAAAATCTGAAACAAAACCTGTTTGGATTAGCAATACTTACTCCAGGCAACTGGTGCATCAATGGCGTGCAGAGGAACAAGCGATTTTGGTTGGTGCAAATACAGTGGTTCAAGACAACCCGAGTTTGACCACCCGAGAGGTCGAAGGTTCCAACCCAATCCGAGTTGTCATCGACCTAAAAAATTCTTTAGCAGATTCCTATCAGGTGTTTAATTCTGAAGCAAAAACCATTCGGTTGACTTCTCATGAAATTAATATACAAAACCCACTGGCATCTGAAGTTTGCAAGGCTTTACATGCAGAGCATATAACTTCCGTAATTATTGAAGGGGGACAAAAAACATTGCAAGCATTTATTGATGAAAATCTTTGGGATGAAGCACGTGTTTTTTCAAGTGAGCTCAATTTAAATGACGGAATTTCAAAACCTCAAATTAAAGGTTCATTAGTTTCTGAAACACAGCTTACTTCTGATTGCTTAAAAATTCTTGTGAATGATTAA
- a CDS encoding HAD family hydrolase: protein MINTLIFDFGDVFINLDKPAIERSLFNLGVTSITEDMLQTAMQYEKGGISTDDFVTAFTAKYPSISAAQFKKAWNSIILEFPEYRLEFIEKLSTYKNYKLILLSNTNALHIEQVIENMSLYRYERFKSCFDKFYLSHEIHFRKPDASIYEYVLNENQLEADRCFFVDDTKENTQAAAQLGIHTWNNNPEKEDIINLFDNPLFTNS from the coding sequence ATGATTAACACACTTATATTTGATTTTGGGGATGTGTTTATCAACTTAGACAAGCCTGCCATTGAACGTTCGTTGTTCAATCTTGGAGTGACTTCTATTACAGAGGACATGCTTCAGACGGCAATGCAGTATGAAAAAGGGGGGATATCTACTGACGACTTTGTAACTGCATTCACGGCGAAATATCCATCCATTTCTGCGGCACAATTTAAAAAAGCTTGGAATTCAATTATTTTAGAGTTTCCAGAATACCGTTTAGAGTTTATAGAAAAACTCTCTACATATAAAAACTACAAACTTATTTTACTCAGCAACACCAATGCACTTCATATCGAACAAGTCATAGAAAACATGTCTTTATATAGGTATGAACGTTTTAAAAGTTGTTTTGACAAATTTTACCTTTCACATGAAATACACTTCCGAAAGCCCGATGCATCCATTTATGAATATGTATTAAACGAGAATCAACTGGAAGCTGACCGTTGTTTCTTCGTAGATGACACCAAAGAAAATACACAAGCAGCAGCCCAACTCGGCATACATACTTGGAATAATAACCCTGAAAAAGAGGATATTATAAACCTTTTTGACAACCCTTTATTTACAAATTCATAA
- a CDS encoding IMPACT family protein: MSVLTYKTILKPSEEVLYKDKGSKFYGYAFPLKTIEEYKKIIEKLKQKHSSAGHFCFAYQHGIETLYHRASDDGEPSNSAGLPIYGQLQAFDVTNVLVVVVRYFGGTKLGVGGLISAYKTTAKLSLEASDIKTLDILITFKLSFEYKDLSQVMRIIKKQQLVIKSQRLEMECEVVVLVKKSGKKSLQTTFEAFHKIKVEILND, from the coding sequence ATGTCAGTGTTGACTTATAAAACAATTCTCAAACCTTCTGAAGAAGTTCTTTATAAAGACAAAGGGAGTAAGTTTTATGGGTACGCATTCCCCCTAAAGACAATAGAAGAGTATAAAAAAATTATAGAAAAACTTAAACAAAAACATTCCAGTGCAGGTCATTTTTGTTTTGCGTACCAACACGGCATTGAAACCCTCTATCACAGAGCTTCAGATGATGGAGAGCCCTCAAATAGTGCAGGCTTGCCAATTTATGGGCAATTGCAAGCGTTTGATGTTACCAATGTTCTTGTGGTGGTGGTCCGTTATTTTGGAGGGACAAAACTTGGCGTTGGGGGCTTGATCAGCGCTTACAAGACTACGGCGAAATTAAGTTTGGAGGCGAGCGACATAAAAACCTTGGATATTTTAATCACCTTCAAACTAAGTTTTGAATACAAAGATTTGAGTCAAGTAATGCGGATTATTAAAAAACAGCAGCTCGTTATAAAGTCTCAGCGGCTTGAAATGGAATGTGAAGTGGTTGTTTTGGTCAAAAAAAGTGGTAAAAAAAGCCTTCAAACTACTTTTGAGGCCTTTCATAAAATTAAAGTTGAAATTTTAAACGATTAA
- a CDS encoding acyl-CoA thioesterase, translating to MNIHQTKIKVRYAETDQMGVVYHGNYAQYLEIGRLEWLTALGISYKEMEANDVMLPVVSLSLNYKKPAFYDDVLTISTTLVKQPTASIEFNYEIHNSSGELLTTANTKLVFVNMKSNFPMRCPQYILDKLQI from the coding sequence ATGAATATACATCAAACAAAGATTAAGGTGAGATACGCAGAAACTGATCAAATGGGGGTTGTGTACCATGGGAATTACGCTCAGTATCTGGAAATTGGACGTTTAGAGTGGTTGACTGCTTTAGGGATTTCTTATAAAGAAATGGAGGCCAATGACGTGATGTTACCGGTGGTGTCTTTGAGTTTAAACTACAAAAAACCAGCTTTTTACGATGATGTTTTGACGATATCTACGACACTTGTGAAACAACCAACGGCTTCTATTGAGTTTAATTACGAAATTCATAATTCTAGCGGTGAATTACTCACAACGGCCAACACCAAATTGGTATTTGTTAACATGAAGTCTAATTTCCCGATGCGTTGTCCCCAATATATTTTAGATAAACTGCAAATTTAA
- the dnaA gene encoding chromosomal replication initiator protein DnaA, giving the protein MNNTAQSVWENCLNFIKDNIQPQAYKTWFEPIVAVKLDDHALSIQVPSKFFYEWLEEHYVKILKVALTKELGINAKLVYIIKMENTYGNKQPFTEKIPSSNRSAVYSQRVDIPLKNINPELKNPFVIPGIRNVKIESQLNPTYTFDNFLEGDSNRLARNASIAVANKPGGTSFNPLLIFGGVGLGKTHLAHAIGVDIKDKYPEKTVLYISAEKFTQQYIESVKKNNRNDFIHFYQIIDVLIIDDVQFLSGKSGTQDVFFHIFNHLHQNGKQVILTSDKAPVDMQDIEQRLLSRFKWGLSAELQNPDFETRVSIVKNKLYRDGVEMPEEIIEYLAKHITSNVRELEGAIISLIAQSSFNKKEITLSLAKEIVEKFVKNTKREVSIDYIQKVVSDYFQMDVDTLQSKTRKRHIVQARQLAMFFAKKFTKASLASIGSQIGKRDHATVLHACKTVNNLSTTDKQFRKYVEDLTKKLSI; this is encoded by the coding sequence ATGAATAACACTGCGCAATCGGTCTGGGAAAACTGTCTAAACTTTATAAAAGACAACATTCAGCCGCAAGCCTACAAAACATGGTTTGAACCTATTGTAGCTGTAAAACTTGACGATCATGCGCTCAGTATTCAAGTTCCTAGTAAATTTTTCTACGAATGGTTAGAAGAACACTACGTTAAAATTTTAAAAGTAGCCCTTACTAAAGAGCTCGGTATAAATGCCAAATTGGTGTATATCATCAAAATGGAAAATACGTATGGTAATAAACAACCGTTTACGGAGAAAATTCCTAGTTCAAACCGTTCAGCAGTCTATTCACAACGCGTTGATATTCCCTTAAAAAATATAAATCCTGAATTAAAAAATCCCTTTGTAATTCCTGGGATTAGAAACGTTAAAATTGAGTCTCAACTAAATCCAACATATACTTTTGATAACTTTTTGGAAGGTGACTCAAACCGGTTGGCGCGAAATGCAAGTATTGCAGTGGCTAACAAGCCAGGAGGCACCTCTTTTAACCCCTTATTGATTTTTGGTGGGGTTGGCTTAGGAAAAACACATTTAGCGCATGCAATAGGGGTTGACATAAAAGATAAATATCCTGAAAAAACAGTGTTGTATATCTCCGCTGAAAAATTCACCCAACAATATATAGAGTCTGTCAAGAAGAACAATCGAAATGATTTTATTCACTTCTATCAAATTATAGATGTTTTAATTATTGATGATGTTCAATTCCTTTCTGGAAAATCAGGAACACAAGATGTATTCTTTCATATTTTTAACCATTTACATCAAAACGGGAAACAAGTTATTTTAACAAGTGATAAGGCACCTGTGGACATGCAAGATATTGAGCAACGCTTATTATCTCGATTCAAATGGGGATTATCTGCAGAGCTTCAAAATCCTGATTTTGAAACGCGTGTATCTATTGTAAAGAACAAACTATACAGAGATGGCGTTGAAATGCCAGAAGAAATTATTGAGTATTTAGCCAAGCACATCACTTCAAATGTTCGTGAATTGGAAGGGGCTATCATTTCATTAATTGCACAATCTTCATTTAATAAAAAAGAAATCACACTTTCTTTAGCGAAAGAAATCGTTGAGAAATTTGTAAAAAACACCAAGCGAGAAGTGTCTATCGACTACATTCAAAAAGTCGTTTCAGATTATTTCCAAATGGATGTGGACACCCTTCAATCCAAAACACGAAAGCGTCATATTGTGCAAGCAAGACAATTGGCCATGTTTTTTGCGAAGAAATTCACCAAAGCTTCTTTAGCCAGTATTGGTTCTCAAATTGGGAAACGTGATCACGCTACAGTTCTACACGCTTGTAAAACGGTTAATAACCTCTCTACTACAGATAAGCAGTTTAGAAAATATGTAGAAGACTTGACGAAGAAATTATCCATATAA
- a CDS encoding SAM-dependent methyltransferase: MTGKLYLIPTGLGDNAPLEVLPISIKKVIENIDTYIVENEKAARKFIKTVSSGKSQASLNLFSLNKFTDPLEIPSFLEECLAGNSIGLLSDAGCPGVADPGAEVVKIAHKQNIQVIPLVGPSSILLAMMSSGMNGQNFAFNGYLPIDKAERKSKIKQLERRSFEEQQSQLFIETPYRNNSILEDLSATLSPDTRICVACDLTLPSEYIKTQTAKEWKHSKIDFHKRPAIFIIQKD, from the coding sequence ATGACTGGTAAATTATACTTAATTCCTACAGGTTTAGGCGACAACGCTCCTTTAGAAGTACTGCCTATTTCCATCAAAAAAGTCATTGAAAACATAGATACTTATATTGTTGAAAACGAAAAGGCAGCACGTAAGTTTATAAAAACGGTAAGCTCTGGAAAATCTCAAGCGAGCTTGAATTTGTTTAGTTTAAATAAGTTTACAGACCCTTTAGAAATCCCTTCTTTTTTAGAAGAATGCTTGGCAGGAAACAGCATTGGATTGCTTTCAGACGCAGGATGCCCTGGGGTTGCAGATCCTGGAGCAGAAGTGGTAAAAATAGCCCATAAACAGAACATTCAAGTCATTCCGTTGGTAGGACCATCTTCTATATTATTAGCGATGATGAGCTCTGGAATGAACGGTCAAAACTTTGCATTTAATGGCTACTTACCTATTGACAAAGCGGAACGAAAATCTAAAATAAAACAACTCGAAAGACGCTCGTTTGAAGAACAGCAATCTCAGTTATTCATAGAAACGCCTTATAGAAACAACAGTATTTTAGAAGATTTGAGTGCGACCCTTAGCCCAGACACCCGAATTTGTGTGGCTTGCGATTTGACACTACCATCGGAATATATCAAAACGCAAACAGCCAAAGAATGGAAACATTCAAAAATAGATTTCCATAAACGCCCTGCTATTTTTATCATTCAAAAAGACTAA
- a CDS encoding peptidoglycan-binding protein LysM yields the protein MNLKYSFYFIVPLLMAICLLTLFSAQPKIDYKDYAVTSELLHYTVYQDISSQKIKNRNSKILFLGNSYVAFKEAIAFKESQGKYGAVNTLGYLGKYQFGITTLELLGIYNPEFFLKNPALQEKAFLVNTKRNKWVLRRDIKRFVGKKIDGIRITESGILAAAHLAGPGNVKRYLRSYGALGFTDAYGTDILSYMRKFSGYDTSFVTAQKKSKFDFP from the coding sequence ATGAATTTAAAGTATTCATTTTATTTTATAGTGCCTCTGCTCATGGCGATTTGCTTGTTGACTTTATTTTCAGCTCAACCAAAAATTGATTATAAGGACTATGCCGTCACTTCGGAGTTGTTACATTACACTGTTTACCAAGATATATCCTCCCAAAAAATTAAAAACCGCAACTCAAAAATTCTGTTTTTAGGGAATTCGTATGTCGCATTCAAAGAGGCCATTGCGTTCAAGGAATCTCAGGGAAAGTATGGTGCTGTAAACACGCTTGGCTACTTAGGGAAATATCAATTTGGAATCACGACTTTAGAATTGCTCGGGATCTACAATCCTGAATTTTTTTTAAAGAATCCCGCACTTCAAGAGAAAGCTTTTTTAGTAAATACAAAACGCAACAAATGGGTTTTACGACGAGATATCAAACGTTTTGTTGGTAAAAAAATTGATGGCATACGCATTACAGAATCAGGAATTTTAGCAGCCGCTCATTTAGCAGGACCAGGAAATGTAAAGCGCTATTTAAGAAGCTACGGAGCCTTGGGTTTTACAGATGCCTATGGGACTGACATTCTTTCGTATATGCGTAAATTCTCCGGTTATGACACCTCTTTTGTTACAGCTCAAAAAAAATCAAAATTTGATTTCCCTTAG
- the mltG gene encoding endolytic transglycosylase MltG has translation MYFKKIAIAIVLLGLIGAGIFSYYIYSVMLVPNTSFNSKEAYIFVGSDATFAEVRADLEPLLKDIETFETLAKQKKYVNNIKAGRFLITKGMTNNDIINSIRSRNLPIKIAFNNQHTLADLASRISSQIEADSTALITAFTDKEFLESHDFTEANALGMYLPNSYEFFWNTSATTFRKRMLKEYNRFWNASRLEKAKSIGLTPHDVIALAAIVHEESKQASEQPRIAGVYINRLNNAWPLQADPTVKYAAYQLPKYKNTIIKRVLNVHKLISSPYNTYKNKGLPPGLIAMPDLTAIEAVLNYEQHSYFYFAADAQNPGFHRFAKTLRGHNQNARMYHSYLDRRGVRK, from the coding sequence ATGTACTTTAAAAAAATAGCGATTGCCATTGTGTTACTTGGATTGATTGGTGCCGGAATTTTTTCCTACTATATTTATTCGGTGATGCTCGTTCCCAATACGAGTTTTAATTCCAAAGAAGCCTATATTTTTGTGGGGTCGGATGCGACCTTCGCTGAGGTTCGTGCCGATTTAGAGCCGCTTCTAAAAGATATTGAAACGTTTGAAACATTAGCAAAGCAAAAGAAATATGTGAATAATATCAAAGCGGGGCGATTCTTGATTACCAAAGGGATGACCAATAATGATATCATTAACTCCATTCGCAGTCGTAATTTGCCAATAAAAATAGCTTTCAATAACCAACATACATTGGCTGATTTAGCATCTCGAATTTCGAGTCAGATAGAGGCCGACAGTACCGCCTTGATTACTGCCTTTACAGATAAAGAGTTTTTAGAATCTCATGATTTTACGGAGGCGAATGCCCTAGGAATGTATTTGCCAAATAGTTATGAATTTTTCTGGAATACGTCTGCAACGACCTTCAGAAAACGCATGTTAAAAGAGTACAACCGTTTTTGGAATGCCAGCCGTTTAGAAAAAGCAAAGTCAATTGGTTTGACGCCCCATGACGTGATCGCACTTGCAGCAATCGTTCATGAAGAGTCCAAACAAGCCTCCGAACAGCCGCGAATCGCGGGGGTTTATATCAATCGTTTAAACAATGCTTGGCCTTTACAAGCAGATCCGACAGTCAAATATGCGGCCTATCAATTGCCAAAGTATAAAAACACCATTATCAAACGTGTTTTGAATGTACATAAATTGATTAGCTCCCCATATAACACTTACAAGAATAAAGGCTTACCTCCAGGTTTGATTGCGATGCCAGACTTGACGGCGATTGAAGCGGTATTAAACTACGAACAACATTCGTATTTTTATTTTGCTGCAGACGCCCAAAACCCAGGCTTTCACAGGTTTGCGAAAACGCTAAGAGGACACAATCAAAATGCTAGAATGTACCATTCATATTTGGACCGTCGAGGGGTTCGGAAATAA
- a CDS encoding GNAT family N-acetyltransferase, whose translation MVALKGNQINLRALVLEDLAFLYTIENDESLWELSQIETPFSKDVLRKYLETTQKNIKELKQLRLVITSKTNDPLGFIDLFDFDLQNKHAGVSIVVLDKYRGKGYGRDALSVLMDYSFNKLGLHQLYSNVLEDNNVSIRLFESVGFEKVGLKKKWRFYKGRYKNEYLFQFINHVL comes from the coding sequence ATGGTAGCATTAAAAGGAAATCAGATCAATCTTAGAGCCTTAGTGCTCGAAGATTTAGCGTTTTTATATACCATAGAAAACGACGAATCTTTGTGGGAGTTAAGTCAAATTGAAACTCCTTTTTCTAAGGATGTGCTGCGAAAATATTTAGAAACCACTCAAAAAAATATTAAAGAACTCAAACAATTGCGGTTGGTAATTACTTCTAAAACCAATGATCCACTTGGTTTTATTGATCTTTTTGATTTTGATCTACAAAACAAACATGCGGGAGTCAGCATTGTAGTATTAGATAAATATCGTGGGAAAGGGTATGGGAGAGACGCCTTATCTGTGTTGATGGATTATAGTTTTAATAAACTAGGTCTCCATCAATTGTATAGCAATGTGTTAGAAGATAATAATGTGAGTATTCGCTTATTTGAATCTGTTGGGTTTGAAAAAGTTGGGCTTAAGAAAAAGTGGCGATTCTACAAAGGACGCTATAAAAACGAATATTTATTTCAATTTATAAATCATGTACTTTAA
- the dapF gene encoding diaminopimelate epimerase: MKHLFYKYQGTGNDFVMIDNRLGAFDKNNTDLIAHLCNRRTGVGADGLILLESESDYDFRMVYFNADGNESTMCGNGGRCIVAFANFLGIIESTTEFIAIDGPHLAQINDAYVELKMQEVSTITSNENYHILDTGSPHYVTLQSGLQAIDMNAEGSKIRHSAPFDESGVNVNFAEKINEDTFAIRTYERGVEGETLSCGTGATAVAIAMYHSNQTASKSIKLEAQGGNLQVRFEPLASSYSDVWLCGPTKQVFKGDLEW, translated from the coding sequence TGAAGCATTTATTTTATAAATACCAAGGAACAGGGAACGATTTTGTGATGATTGATAATCGTTTGGGTGCGTTTGACAAAAACAATACAGATTTGATTGCGCATTTGTGCAATCGCCGTACGGGTGTGGGTGCGGATGGTTTGATTCTCTTAGAATCTGAATCCGATTACGACTTCAGAATGGTGTATTTTAATGCCGATGGCAATGAAAGTACCATGTGTGGAAATGGAGGTCGCTGTATTGTTGCCTTTGCAAATTTTTTAGGAATCATAGAATCAACTACTGAATTTATAGCCATTGACGGCCCGCATTTAGCACAAATTAATGATGCCTATGTTGAATTGAAAATGCAAGAGGTCTCTACGATTACCTCCAATGAAAATTACCATATCCTCGATACAGGCTCTCCACATTATGTGACGCTTCAATCGGGTTTACAAGCAATTGACATGAACGCTGAGGGATCTAAAATTCGACACAGTGCGCCCTTTGATGAAAGCGGTGTCAACGTGAATTTTGCCGAAAAAATTAATGAAGATACCTTTGCGATTCGTACTTATGAACGTGGGGTAGAAGGGGAGACCTTGTCCTGTGGTACAGGAGCCACAGCTGTTGCTATAGCGATGTATCATTCCAATCAAACGGCTTCAAAATCTATCAAGTTAGAAGCACAAGGAGGGAATTTGCAGGTTCGATTTGAACCGCTTGCGTCTTCGTATTCCGATGTGTGGTTGTGCGGCCCTACAAAGCAAGTCTTTAAAGGAGATTTAGAATGGTAG